One Peromyscus leucopus breed LL Stock chromosome 14, UCI_PerLeu_2.1, whole genome shotgun sequence genomic window carries:
- the Rps29 gene encoding 40S ribosomal protein S29, translated as MGHQQLYWSHPRKFGQGSRSCRVCSNRHGLIRKYGLNMCRQCFRQYAKDIGFIKLD; from the exons ATGGGTCACCAGCAGCTCTACTGGAGTCACCCGCGCAAGTTCGGCCAGGGGTCTCGCTCTTG CCGCGTCTGCTCTAACCGCCACGGTCTGATCCGGAAATACGGCCTGAACATGTGCCGCCAGTGTTTCCGCCAGTACGCGAAGGACATCGGCTTCATTAAG TTGGACTAA